A region of Spodoptera frugiperda isolate SF20-4 chromosome 26, AGI-APGP_CSIRO_Sfru_2.0, whole genome shotgun sequence DNA encodes the following proteins:
- the LOC126912560 gene encoding uncharacterized protein LOC126912560 yields MRVGCYVDGVCCNNFSYADDMVLLAPSIGALRKLLAVCESFVAAHGLVYNVNKTVCMVFKSGNRDPPIQPIFLNGVSLNRVRQFKYLGHWVTDDLKDDVDMERERRALSVRANMLARRFSRCTDAVKITLFKAYCTSLYTGSLWVNYTQRAYNALRIQYNNAFRALLRLPRFCSASAMFADGHTDGFTSLWRKKTASFISRLRGSRHSILSAIADRHDCPLMWNLVQRTKSLLSIKY; encoded by the coding sequence ATGCGTGTGGGCTGTTATGTTGATGGTGTTTGTTGTAACAACTTCAGCTATGCGGACGACATGGTGCTGCTGGCTCCGTCAATTGGGGCTCTCCGGAAGTTGCTTGCAGTTTGTGAGTCTTTTGTGGCGGCACATGGACTTGTATATAATGTAAACAAGACTGTCTGCATGGTCTTCAAATCAGGTAATAGGGATCCACCTATCCAACCGATATTTTTGAATGGCGTCTCTTTAAATAGAGTACGTCAATTTAAATATCTTGGGCACTGGGTCACTGACGATTTGAAGGACGATGTCGACATGGAGAGGGAACGCAGAGCATTGTCAGTTCGGGCGAATATGTTGGCTCGCAGATTCTCTCGTTGTACAGACGCGgttaaaattactttgtttaaGGCGTACTGCACCTCACTGTACACGGGAAGTCTGTGGGTTAACTACACCCAGAGAGCGTACAATGCTCTGCGGATCCAGTACAATAATGCGTTCAGGGCGCTGTTGCGGCTTCCACGTTTCTGTAGTGCATCAGCAATGTTTGCTGATGGTCACACTGATGGCTTCACTTCACTATGGCGCAAAAAGACAGCATCATTTATCAGTCGCCTGCGTGGAAGTCGCCACAGCATCCTGAGTGCTATAGCTGACAGGCACGACTGTCCACTAATGTGGAATTTAGTGCAGCGGACTAAGTCCCTGCTTAGTATTAAGTATtag